From the Lentimicrobiaceae bacterium genome, one window contains:
- a CDS encoding patatin-like phospholipase family protein, translating to MKQKVSLVLSGGGARGIAHIGVIEELEKHGFEITSVSGTSMGALVGAVYALGKMEEYKSWLYTLDKRKVFSLVDFTFSKQGLIKGDKVLKTMKEFILDANIEDLKIYYAAVAADIINKKEVVFTEGSIYDAIRASIAIPTVFTPVKKENGLLVDGGIINNIPINHAKRTPGDILIAVNVNADIPVLKLTISQKESEVKQSVYQKKIKDFYNQLKKTKHSQKDGKFGYFNLISKTISLMTYHIEQMLLEKYAPDIMVNISGDSCNTYDFYKAEEMVETGRRAAATSLKEYESRIR from the coding sequence ATGAAACAGAAAGTATCTTTGGTATTGTCTGGAGGAGGTGCCAGGGGGATTGCCCACATAGGTGTTATTGAAGAGTTGGAGAAGCATGGATTTGAAATAACTTCCGTTTCAGGAACTTCCATGGGTGCACTTGTGGGGGCTGTTTACGCATTAGGAAAAATGGAAGAATACAAAAGCTGGCTATACACCCTTGATAAAAGAAAAGTATTTAGTCTTGTGGATTTTACATTTAGTAAGCAGGGACTGATCAAAGGGGATAAAGTATTAAAGACAATGAAGGAATTTATCCTGGATGCAAATATTGAAGATTTGAAAATATATTATGCTGCTGTAGCTGCGGACATTATTAACAAAAAGGAGGTGGTATTTACCGAGGGAAGCATTTACGATGCCATCCGGGCTTCCATTGCCATCCCTACGGTGTTTACACCGGTAAAGAAGGAAAATGGCCTGCTGGTGGATGGTGGCATCATCAATAATATTCCTATTAATCATGCCAAAAGAACGCCAGGCGATATATTGATTGCGGTAAATGTTAATGCCGACATCCCAGTATTAAAACTAACTATCTCCCAAAAAGAAAGTGAAGTAAAACAGTCAGTATATCAGAAAAAGATCAAAGACTTCTATAACCAATTAAAAAAGACCAAACATAGTCAAAAGGATGGAAAGTTTGGTTATTTTAACCTGATCAGCAAAACCATTAGTTTAATGACTTATCATATCGAACAGATGTTACTCGAAAAATACGCACCGGATATCATGGTTAATATTTCCGGAGATTCCTGTAATACTTATGATTTTTACAAAGCAGAGGAAATGGTTGAAACCGGGCGGCGGGCGGCTGCTACAAGTTTAAAAGAGTACGAAAGCAGGATAAGATAG
- a CDS encoding glycoside hydrolase family 65 protein, with protein sequence MKSYIKHDPWCIIEEGFHPEHNRITESVMSIGNGRMGQRANFEEYYSGDSLQGNYIAGVYYPDKTRVGWWKNGYPEYFAKVLNAVNWIGIDVYINGVRLDLYRCTIKKFRRVLNMKEGWLERTALLVMENNLEVQLTSKRLLSIVDDESGAIRYQLTVTNADAEITIQPFLDFDVKNQDSNYDEKFWDEVCQKAGNGTGYVVAKTKKTGFVVSAIMQYQVFVGENLQNITAQAVEKEKYTGNIQKFKVKKQETLSIEKYVAICASLNHPEDKLVESSTVYVQKVMSKGFDRMLQEQIAAWDKKWEESDIAIEGDIAAQQGIRFNIFQLNQTYTGEDERLNIGPKGFTGEKYGGSTYWDTEAYCIPFYLATSDPKIAKNLLVYRYKQLHKAIENAEKLGFSGGAALYPMVTMNGEECHNEWEITFEEIHRNGAIAFAIYNYIRYTGDEPYLIDYGLEVLIAISRFWAQRVNFSQEKKKYVMLGVTGPNEYENNVNNNWYTSKMACWTLGYTCKSIEYVKNMAPRKFEHLIAKLKFDETKETAQWKTIFSHMYYPEDKEQEIFLQQDGYLDKEQILVKDLPPKDLPLNQKWSWDRILRSCFIKQADVLQGLYFLENQFDTATIKRNFDFYEPRTVHESSLSACVHSILAAKIGYEKKAYEMYLRTARLDLDDYNNDTDDGCHITSMGGTWMTVIQGFGGMRVYDDKLRFSPMIPAQWEAYSFKILFREHLLKIRVTKKEVLIENQSTTPISLFVFDKMYQIDSNSYIVVG encoded by the coding sequence ATGAAAAGCTACATCAAACACGACCCATGGTGCATCATCGAAGAAGGATTCCATCCGGAGCACAACCGTATTACCGAAAGTGTGATGAGCATCGGCAACGGCAGGATGGGCCAACGTGCCAATTTTGAAGAATATTACAGCGGCGACAGCCTGCAGGGTAATTATATCGCGGGTGTTTACTACCCCGACAAAACCCGTGTTGGCTGGTGGAAGAATGGCTATCCCGAATATTTTGCCAAAGTGCTCAATGCCGTTAACTGGATTGGAATAGACGTTTATATCAATGGTGTTCGCCTCGACCTATACCGTTGTACCATCAAAAAATTCCGCCGTGTTTTGAACATGAAAGAAGGCTGGCTGGAAAGAACTGCCCTGCTGGTGATGGAAAACAACCTGGAAGTACAGTTAACTTCCAAACGTCTGCTTAGCATCGTGGATGACGAGAGCGGAGCCATACGCTACCAGCTTACCGTAACCAATGCCGATGCCGAAATCACCATTCAGCCGTTCCTCGATTTTGATGTAAAAAACCAGGATTCCAACTACGACGAAAAGTTTTGGGACGAGGTATGTCAGAAAGCCGGAAACGGAACCGGTTATGTAGTCGCCAAAACCAAAAAAACAGGCTTTGTGGTATCTGCTATCATGCAGTACCAGGTTTTTGTTGGGGAAAATCTGCAAAACATCACAGCCCAAGCGGTGGAAAAAGAAAAATACACCGGCAATATCCAAAAGTTTAAAGTGAAAAAGCAGGAAACACTTTCCATCGAAAAGTATGTTGCCATCTGTGCTTCGCTTAACCATCCGGAAGATAAGCTTGTGGAAAGCAGCACGGTTTACGTGCAGAAGGTAATGTCAAAAGGATTTGACAGAATGCTTCAGGAACAAATTGCCGCCTGGGATAAAAAATGGGAAGAAAGCGACATCGCCATCGAAGGCGACATTGCAGCCCAACAAGGCATACGTTTTAATATCTTTCAGCTAAATCAAACCTATACCGGCGAAGATGAACGTCTGAACATCGGTCCCAAAGGTTTTACCGGCGAAAAATATGGCGGAAGCACCTATTGGGATACCGAAGCCTATTGCATCCCTTTTTATCTTGCTACTTCCGACCCGAAGATTGCCAAGAATCTGCTCGTTTACCGCTACAAACAGTTGCATAAAGCTATCGAAAATGCCGAAAAACTCGGTTTTAGCGGTGGTGCAGCCCTGTATCCCATGGTAACCATGAACGGCGAAGAATGTCATAACGAATGGGAGATCACCTTTGAAGAGATACATCGCAACGGCGCCATCGCTTTTGCCATCTACAACTACATCCGTTACACCGGCGACGAACCTTACCTGATTGACTATGGACTGGAAGTGCTGATTGCTATCTCCCGTTTCTGGGCGCAGAGGGTAAATTTCTCGCAGGAAAAGAAAAAATATGTGATGCTTGGCGTTACCGGCCCGAACGAATATGAAAACAACGTCAACAACAACTGGTACACCAGCAAAATGGCTTGCTGGACGTTAGGATATACCTGCAAATCTATTGAATACGTTAAAAATATGGCTCCGCGCAAGTTCGAGCATCTAATTGCCAAACTGAAATTCGACGAAACAAAAGAAACAGCACAGTGGAAAACCATCTTTAGCCACATGTACTATCCCGAAGACAAAGAACAGGAGATATTCCTGCAACAGGATGGCTACCTGGACAAAGAACAGATACTTGTAAAAGACCTGCCACCAAAAGACCTTCCTCTGAATCAGAAATGGTCGTGGGACCGCATCCTGCGCTCCTGTTTCATCAAACAGGCAGATGTGTTACAGGGGTTATACTTTCTCGAAAATCAGTTTGATACGGCTACCATCAAGCGTAATTTCGACTTTTACGAACCTCGTACCGTACACGAATCTTCTCTCTCGGCTTGCGTACATTCCATCCTCGCTGCCAAAATTGGCTACGAGAAAAAAGCATACGAGATGTACCTCCGCACTGCCCGTCTCGATCTCGACGATTACAACAACGATACCGACGACGGTTGCCACATCACCAGCATGGGCGGCACCTGGATGACCGTCATTCAGGGCTTTGGTGGCATGCGTGTGTACGACGATAAACTACGTTTCTCCCCGATGATTCCTGCGCAATGGGAAGCCTATTCTTTTAAAATCCTTTTCAGGGAACATTTACTGAAAATAAGAGTAACAAAGAAAGAAGTGCTGATAGAAAATCAGAGCACAACGCCTATATCCTTGTTTGTCTTTGATAAGATGTATCAGATTGATTCCAACTCGTATATTGTTGTTGGTTGA
- the pgmB gene encoding beta-phosphoglucomutase, whose protein sequence is MKACLFDLDGVIVDTAKYHYLAWKRLAHELGFDFTEHDNERLKGVSRMTSLEILLGIGGKTLCEKSKEACAARKNEWYVEYIMQMTPDEILPGVIGFLEYLKQNNIKIALGSASKNARTILEKISMMQYFDAIIDGNKVTKAKPNPEIFLKGAAELGIPPAECVVFEDAGAGIQAALNAGMKVVGIGLPENLGHAHLVVPGFDEVSVEKIKKMIKE, encoded by the coding sequence ATGAAAGCCTGCTTATTCGACCTCGACGGAGTAATAGTTGACACAGCCAAATATCACTATCTGGCATGGAAACGCCTTGCCCATGAACTGGGATTTGATTTCACGGAACACGATAACGAACGTTTGAAAGGCGTAAGCCGCATGACTTCGCTGGAGATTCTGCTCGGGATAGGAGGGAAGACCTTATGCGAAAAATCCAAGGAAGCCTGTGCCGCAAGGAAAAATGAATGGTATGTGGAATATATTATGCAAATGACCCCGGACGAAATCCTGCCGGGAGTGATTGGCTTCTTGGAATATTTAAAACAGAACAACATAAAGATAGCCTTAGGATCGGCAAGCAAAAATGCCCGGACTATACTCGAAAAAATCAGTATGATGCAATATTTTGATGCCATTATTGACGGCAACAAGGTTACCAAAGCCAAACCCAATCCTGAGATTTTCCTGAAAGGAGCCGCAGAATTGGGAATACCTCCTGCTGAATGTGTGGTTTTCGAAGATGCCGGAGCGGGCATACAGGCGGCTCTGAATGCCGGGATGAAAGTAGTAGGCATCGGGTTGCCCGAAAACTTGGGACATGCCCACCTGGTAGTTCCTGGTTTTGACGAAGTTTCTGTGGAAAAGATTAAAAAAATGATAAAAGAATAA